The following coding sequences are from one Musa acuminata AAA Group cultivar baxijiao chromosome BXJ2-4, Cavendish_Baxijiao_AAA, whole genome shotgun sequence window:
- the LOC135585153 gene encoding protein DA1-related 1-like isoform X2, producing MSWQNLLVIITSGSMIWLNKLFKGSNLKFSAGQCHGRHADDGFWNKPSSSLREYDDEDIDQALALSLSEEEQKKGKTVDKSLLEEDEQLAKALQESLNAEYPPRQNGQICQPNPFSFPSVSRRCAGCNKEVGRGQSLSTMGAVWHPECLRCHGCNKPITDYELSLYENRPYHKSCYRKLYHPKCDVCKQYIPAIRDGHIEYRAHPFWGQRYCPLHERDGTPMCCSCERMEPRDTKYVTLDDGRKLCLECLNFAIMDTSECQPLYLGIKEFYEGLYMKVEQQIPLLLVERQALNEAMDGEMNGHHHLPETRGLCLSEEKIVRTVLRRPIMGSGHRLTDMITGPYRLIRRCDVTAILILYGLPRLLTGSILAHEMMHAWLRLNGYGSLSLEVEEGICQVLAQMWLDSEIVAGSGSNVASTSSSSSTTRPSKKGARTQSERKLGECFKHEIEADASPVYGAGYRAATRAVNRYGLRRTLDHIKFTRSFPN from the exons GCAGAATCTACTAGTGATAATTACATCTGGCTCGATGATCTGGTTAAACAAACTCTTTAAAGGTTCAAATTTGAAATTTTCCGCTGGCCAGTGCCATGGAAGACATGCGGATGATGGCTTTTGGAATAAACCCTCTAGTTCATTG CGGGAGTATGATGACGAAGACATTGATCAAGCTCTAGCACTTTCACTATCAGAAGAAGAGCAGAAGAAAGGCAAAACTGTTG ACAAATCTCTTCTGGAGGAAGACGAACAGCTTGCAAAGGCTTTACAAGAAAGTTTGAATGCTGAATATCCACCCCGTCAAAATGGCCAAATTTGTCAACCTAATCCATTTTCCTTTCCTTCAGTCTCCAG GAGATGTGCTGGATGCAATAAAGAAGTTGGTCGTGGTCAATCTTTGAGTACCATGGGTGCTGTATGGCATCCAGAGTGTCTCCGTTGCCATGGGTGCAATAAACCAATAACTGACTATGAG TTATCTTTGTACGAAAATCGTCCTTATCACAAATCTTGCTATAGGAAACTCTACCACCCAAAATGTGATGTCTGCAAGCAGTAT ATCCCTGCAATAAGAGATGGCCATATCGAATACCGGGCTCATCCTTTTTGGGGGCAAAGGTATTGTCCTTTACATGAGCGTGATGGCACTCCTATGTGCTGCAGTTGTGAAAGAATGGAG CCAAGGGACACGAAATATGTTACTTTGGATGATGGTCGGAAGCTTTGTCTTGAGTGTCTTAATTTTGCAATAATGGACACAAGTGAGTGCCAACCCCTTTACCTCGGCATAAAAGAATTCTATGAAGGTTTATATATGAAAGTGGAACAGCAGATTCCGCTCCTTCTAGTTGAGCGACAAGCTCTAAATGAAGCTATGGATGGTGAAATGAAT GGGCATCATCACCTCCCTGAAACTAGAGGTCTCTGTCTTTCTGAGGAGAAGATTGTTAGAACT GTTTTGAGAAGGCCAATAATGGGGTCTGGACACAGACTTACAGATATGATAACAGGGCCATATAGATTGATCAGACGGTGTGATGTCACAGCAATTCTTATACTGTATGGTCTACCAAG ATTACTAACAGGGTCGATATTGGCTCATGAGATGATGCATGCATGGCTACGCCTTAATG GATATGGATCTCTCAGTCTAGAAGTTGAAGAAGGCATCTGCCAGGTGCTGGCTCAAATGTGGTTGGATTCTGAGATTGTTGCAGGTTCAGGTAGTAATGTTGCCTCCACCTCATCATCCTCTTCGACTACCAGGCCGTCGAAAAAAGGTGCTCGAACTCAGTCCGAGAGAAAGCTGGGAGAATGTTTCAAACACGAAATAGAAGCGGATGCTTCGCCGGTATATGGAGCTGGTTATAGAGCAGCAACCAGAGCAGTCAATCGGTATGGTCTCAGACGTACTCTCGACCATATCAAATTCACAAGAAGCTTTCCAAATTGA
- the LOC135585153 gene encoding protein DA1-related 1-like isoform X1: protein MSWQNLLVIITSGSMIWLNKLFKGSNLKFSAGQCHGRHADDGFWNKPSSSLGIQREYDDEDIDQALALSLSEEEQKKGKTVDKSLLEEDEQLAKALQESLNAEYPPRQNGQICQPNPFSFPSVSRRCAGCNKEVGRGQSLSTMGAVWHPECLRCHGCNKPITDYELSLYENRPYHKSCYRKLYHPKCDVCKQYIPAIRDGHIEYRAHPFWGQRYCPLHERDGTPMCCSCERMEPRDTKYVTLDDGRKLCLECLNFAIMDTSECQPLYLGIKEFYEGLYMKVEQQIPLLLVERQALNEAMDGEMNGHHHLPETRGLCLSEEKIVRTVLRRPIMGSGHRLTDMITGPYRLIRRCDVTAILILYGLPRLLTGSILAHEMMHAWLRLNGYGSLSLEVEEGICQVLAQMWLDSEIVAGSGSNVASTSSSSSTTRPSKKGARTQSERKLGECFKHEIEADASPVYGAGYRAATRAVNRYGLRRTLDHIKFTRSFPN from the exons GCAGAATCTACTAGTGATAATTACATCTGGCTCGATGATCTGGTTAAACAAACTCTTTAAAGGTTCAAATTTGAAATTTTCCGCTGGCCAGTGCCATGGAAGACATGCGGATGATGGCTTTTGGAATAAACCCTCTAGTTCATTG GGTATCCAGCGGGAGTATGATGACGAAGACATTGATCAAGCTCTAGCACTTTCACTATCAGAAGAAGAGCAGAAGAAAGGCAAAACTGTTG ACAAATCTCTTCTGGAGGAAGACGAACAGCTTGCAAAGGCTTTACAAGAAAGTTTGAATGCTGAATATCCACCCCGTCAAAATGGCCAAATTTGTCAACCTAATCCATTTTCCTTTCCTTCAGTCTCCAG GAGATGTGCTGGATGCAATAAAGAAGTTGGTCGTGGTCAATCTTTGAGTACCATGGGTGCTGTATGGCATCCAGAGTGTCTCCGTTGCCATGGGTGCAATAAACCAATAACTGACTATGAG TTATCTTTGTACGAAAATCGTCCTTATCACAAATCTTGCTATAGGAAACTCTACCACCCAAAATGTGATGTCTGCAAGCAGTAT ATCCCTGCAATAAGAGATGGCCATATCGAATACCGGGCTCATCCTTTTTGGGGGCAAAGGTATTGTCCTTTACATGAGCGTGATGGCACTCCTATGTGCTGCAGTTGTGAAAGAATGGAG CCAAGGGACACGAAATATGTTACTTTGGATGATGGTCGGAAGCTTTGTCTTGAGTGTCTTAATTTTGCAATAATGGACACAAGTGAGTGCCAACCCCTTTACCTCGGCATAAAAGAATTCTATGAAGGTTTATATATGAAAGTGGAACAGCAGATTCCGCTCCTTCTAGTTGAGCGACAAGCTCTAAATGAAGCTATGGATGGTGAAATGAAT GGGCATCATCACCTCCCTGAAACTAGAGGTCTCTGTCTTTCTGAGGAGAAGATTGTTAGAACT GTTTTGAGAAGGCCAATAATGGGGTCTGGACACAGACTTACAGATATGATAACAGGGCCATATAGATTGATCAGACGGTGTGATGTCACAGCAATTCTTATACTGTATGGTCTACCAAG ATTACTAACAGGGTCGATATTGGCTCATGAGATGATGCATGCATGGCTACGCCTTAATG GATATGGATCTCTCAGTCTAGAAGTTGAAGAAGGCATCTGCCAGGTGCTGGCTCAAATGTGGTTGGATTCTGAGATTGTTGCAGGTTCAGGTAGTAATGTTGCCTCCACCTCATCATCCTCTTCGACTACCAGGCCGTCGAAAAAAGGTGCTCGAACTCAGTCCGAGAGAAAGCTGGGAGAATGTTTCAAACACGAAATAGAAGCGGATGCTTCGCCGGTATATGGAGCTGGTTATAGAGCAGCAACCAGAGCAGTCAATCGGTATGGTCTCAGACGTACTCTCGACCATATCAAATTCACAAGAAGCTTTCCAAATTGA
- the LOC135585153 gene encoding protein DA1-related 1-like isoform X3, giving the protein MIWLNKLFKGSNLKFSAGQCHGRHADDGFWNKPSSSLGIQREYDDEDIDQALALSLSEEEQKKGKTVDKSLLEEDEQLAKALQESLNAEYPPRQNGQICQPNPFSFPSVSRRCAGCNKEVGRGQSLSTMGAVWHPECLRCHGCNKPITDYELSLYENRPYHKSCYRKLYHPKCDVCKQYIPAIRDGHIEYRAHPFWGQRYCPLHERDGTPMCCSCERMEPRDTKYVTLDDGRKLCLECLNFAIMDTSECQPLYLGIKEFYEGLYMKVEQQIPLLLVERQALNEAMDGEMNGHHHLPETRGLCLSEEKIVRTVLRRPIMGSGHRLTDMITGPYRLIRRCDVTAILILYGLPRLLTGSILAHEMMHAWLRLNGYGSLSLEVEEGICQVLAQMWLDSEIVAGSGSNVASTSSSSSTTRPSKKGARTQSERKLGECFKHEIEADASPVYGAGYRAATRAVNRYGLRRTLDHIKFTRSFPN; this is encoded by the exons ATGATCTGGTTAAACAAACTCTTTAAAGGTTCAAATTTGAAATTTTCCGCTGGCCAGTGCCATGGAAGACATGCGGATGATGGCTTTTGGAATAAACCCTCTAGTTCATTG GGTATCCAGCGGGAGTATGATGACGAAGACATTGATCAAGCTCTAGCACTTTCACTATCAGAAGAAGAGCAGAAGAAAGGCAAAACTGTTG ACAAATCTCTTCTGGAGGAAGACGAACAGCTTGCAAAGGCTTTACAAGAAAGTTTGAATGCTGAATATCCACCCCGTCAAAATGGCCAAATTTGTCAACCTAATCCATTTTCCTTTCCTTCAGTCTCCAG GAGATGTGCTGGATGCAATAAAGAAGTTGGTCGTGGTCAATCTTTGAGTACCATGGGTGCTGTATGGCATCCAGAGTGTCTCCGTTGCCATGGGTGCAATAAACCAATAACTGACTATGAG TTATCTTTGTACGAAAATCGTCCTTATCACAAATCTTGCTATAGGAAACTCTACCACCCAAAATGTGATGTCTGCAAGCAGTAT ATCCCTGCAATAAGAGATGGCCATATCGAATACCGGGCTCATCCTTTTTGGGGGCAAAGGTATTGTCCTTTACATGAGCGTGATGGCACTCCTATGTGCTGCAGTTGTGAAAGAATGGAG CCAAGGGACACGAAATATGTTACTTTGGATGATGGTCGGAAGCTTTGTCTTGAGTGTCTTAATTTTGCAATAATGGACACAAGTGAGTGCCAACCCCTTTACCTCGGCATAAAAGAATTCTATGAAGGTTTATATATGAAAGTGGAACAGCAGATTCCGCTCCTTCTAGTTGAGCGACAAGCTCTAAATGAAGCTATGGATGGTGAAATGAAT GGGCATCATCACCTCCCTGAAACTAGAGGTCTCTGTCTTTCTGAGGAGAAGATTGTTAGAACT GTTTTGAGAAGGCCAATAATGGGGTCTGGACACAGACTTACAGATATGATAACAGGGCCATATAGATTGATCAGACGGTGTGATGTCACAGCAATTCTTATACTGTATGGTCTACCAAG ATTACTAACAGGGTCGATATTGGCTCATGAGATGATGCATGCATGGCTACGCCTTAATG GATATGGATCTCTCAGTCTAGAAGTTGAAGAAGGCATCTGCCAGGTGCTGGCTCAAATGTGGTTGGATTCTGAGATTGTTGCAGGTTCAGGTAGTAATGTTGCCTCCACCTCATCATCCTCTTCGACTACCAGGCCGTCGAAAAAAGGTGCTCGAACTCAGTCCGAGAGAAAGCTGGGAGAATGTTTCAAACACGAAATAGAAGCGGATGCTTCGCCGGTATATGGAGCTGGTTATAGAGCAGCAACCAGAGCAGTCAATCGGTATGGTCTCAGACGTACTCTCGACCATATCAAATTCACAAGAAGCTTTCCAAATTGA